In one Heterodontus francisci isolate sHetFra1 chromosome 18, sHetFra1.hap1, whole genome shotgun sequence genomic region, the following are encoded:
- the LOC137379446 gene encoding protein BTG1-like translates to MKKNKKTSEKRISSMYVLGTWAEMKPEISAAVGFICKLLRTKATVDERQLQTFCQSLQDLLAEHYKHHWFPEKPCKGSGYRCIRINHKMDPIIWKAANRIGLSDQQVFQLLPSELTLWVDPYEVSYRIGEDGSICVLYEAHPMVHGHHHHLGASSPLPMVDGSRTSCKDELLLGRTSPSKTYNMMTVSS, encoded by the exons atgaaaaaaaataaaaaaacttcTGAGAAAAGAATCTCCTCAATGTACGTTTTGGGCACCTGGGCCGAGATGAAGCCAGAGATCAGCGCGGCGGTGGGATTTATTTGCAAGCTCCTTCGGACCAAGGCGACAGTGGACGAGCGGCAGCTGCAGACTTTCTGCCAGTCGCTGCAGGACCTGCTGGCGG agcaCTATAAGCACCACTGGTTCCCCGAGAAACCGTGCAAAGGATCTGGCTACCGGTGCATCCGGATCAACCACAAAATGGACCCCATCATCTGGAAGGCGGCAAACCGGATCGGACTGAGCGACCAGCAGGTTTTCCAGCTGCTCCCGAGCGAACTCACCCTCTGGGTCGATCCATACGAGGTGTCGTACCGGATCGGCGAGGACGGCTCGATCTGCGTCCTGTACGAGGCGCACCCCATGGTTCAcggccaccaccaccacctcggCGCCAGCTCGCCCCTGCCCATGGTGGACGGCAGCCGGACAAGCTGCAAGGACGAGTTGCTGCTGGGCAGGACCAGCCCTTCTAAAACCTACAACATGATGACCGTGTCCAGCTAG